One part of the Anaeromyxobacter sp. Fw109-5 genome encodes these proteins:
- a CDS encoding DnaJ C-terminal domain-containing protein, translated as MPQHDLYEILGVPRSATGEEIKKAYRRLAKKYHPDVNPGDKAAEEKFKEVTAAFEVLSDAKRRKLYDEFGADALRTGFDEKRAEEYRRWKSHGSPSGGMPFDFGDFRTVNVGDYGAFDFGSIFGDLFGGAPGPRGRVRRGPIPSSGVSAEAEIEVSLREAVLGGERDLRVDGRTLRVKIPPGVADGSQIRLAGQGGAGAHGGPAGDLYLKVRLREHPRVRRDGKDLYLDLPVTVPEAVRGAEVTLPTFEGAVRLRVPAGAQSGTQLRLRGKGLPDLRGGPRGDLYAVVQLVLPKGSEALGKAVESLEALYEEDPRAGISL; from the coding sequence GTGCCCCAGCACGACCTCTACGAGATCCTCGGCGTCCCGAGGAGCGCGACAGGCGAGGAGATCAAGAAGGCGTACCGGCGGCTCGCGAAGAAGTACCACCCGGACGTGAACCCCGGGGACAAGGCGGCGGAGGAGAAGTTCAAGGAGGTCACCGCCGCGTTCGAGGTGCTCTCCGACGCCAAGCGGCGGAAGCTGTACGACGAGTTCGGCGCCGACGCGCTCCGCACCGGCTTCGACGAGAAGCGGGCGGAGGAGTACCGCCGCTGGAAGAGCCACGGCTCCCCCTCGGGCGGGATGCCCTTCGACTTCGGCGACTTCCGCACCGTCAACGTCGGCGACTACGGCGCCTTCGACTTCGGCTCGATCTTCGGCGATCTCTTCGGCGGCGCGCCGGGCCCTCGCGGGCGCGTGCGCCGCGGGCCCATCCCTTCGTCCGGCGTGAGCGCGGAGGCGGAGATCGAGGTCTCTCTTCGCGAGGCCGTGCTCGGCGGCGAGCGCGATCTGCGCGTGGACGGGCGCACGCTGCGGGTGAAGATCCCGCCCGGCGTGGCGGACGGCTCGCAGATCCGGCTCGCCGGACAGGGCGGCGCCGGCGCGCACGGCGGGCCGGCGGGAGACCTGTACCTGAAGGTGAGGCTCCGCGAGCACCCGCGGGTGAGGCGGGACGGCAAGGACCTCTACCTCGACCTGCCCGTCACCGTGCCGGAGGCGGTGCGGGGTGCCGAGGTGACGCTCCCCACGTTCGAGGGCGCGGTGCGGCTCCGCGTCCCGGCGGGCGCGCAGAGCGGGACGCAGCTCCGCCTGCGCGGCAAGGGGCTCCCGGACCTCCGCGGCGGGCCGCGTGGCGACCTCTACGCGGTGGTGCAGCTCGTGCTCCCGAAGGGCTCCGAGGCGCTGGGCAAGGCCGTCGAGTCGCTCGAGGCCCTGTACGAGGAGGATCCGCGGGCGGGCATCTCGTTGTAG
- a CDS encoding HEAT repeat domain-containing protein, translating into MGLFDLFGSKEERERGALKKLAKRVTERYGPPENRQKAIQQLGEMATPAALSTLCLRFTVRSEPGITDDEEKETTRRLLVEAREAAAGPLEAFVREQESGIAWGLRALADIVPPARLFEIVVRELARLGREYSRDPEKKLVLLTWLVEHHAGATSGELEGALLPLLEDFSDDVRISATRAIARLAPGEAGRDGLIQLLLRDRDNARVRGEVLEALAQLGADVKGHRPSVEALLVEPFFLDREGRVKKRG; encoded by the coding sequence ATGGGACTTTTCGATCTGTTCGGCTCGAAGGAGGAGCGTGAGCGCGGCGCGCTGAAGAAGCTCGCGAAGCGCGTGACGGAGCGCTACGGGCCGCCCGAGAACCGGCAGAAGGCCATCCAGCAGCTCGGGGAGATGGCCACGCCCGCCGCGCTCTCGACCCTCTGCCTGCGGTTCACGGTCCGCTCCGAGCCCGGGATCACCGACGACGAGGAGAAGGAGACGACGCGCCGGCTCCTCGTCGAGGCGCGGGAGGCGGCGGCCGGGCCGCTCGAGGCGTTCGTCCGCGAGCAGGAGTCCGGGATCGCCTGGGGGCTGCGGGCGCTCGCCGACATCGTGCCGCCGGCGCGCCTCTTCGAGATCGTCGTGCGTGAGCTCGCCCGGCTCGGGCGCGAGTACAGCCGCGATCCCGAGAAGAAGCTCGTCCTGCTCACCTGGCTCGTCGAGCACCACGCGGGCGCGACGAGCGGCGAGCTCGAAGGGGCGCTCCTGCCGCTCCTCGAGGACTTCTCCGACGACGTCCGCATCAGCGCGACCCGGGCCATCGCGCGCCTCGCCCCCGGCGAGGCCGGCCGGGACGGCCTCATCCAGCTCCTGCTGCGCGATCGCGACAACGCCCGGGTGCGCGGCGAGGTGCTGGAGGCGCTCGCGCAGCTCGGCGCCGACGTGAAGGGCCACCGCCCCAGCGTCGAGGCCCTGCTCGTGGAGCCGTTCTTCCTCGACCGCGAAGGGCGCGTGAAGAAGCGCGGCTGA
- a CDS encoding 1-acyl-sn-glycerol-3-phosphate acyltransferase: protein MDAQESSSGGQAPGPSPASPPPAAPAPEPQRSLLSRWFEPVRVPRDAAAELQALAARGSLVFVMRSPGLLNFLYLRWFLRRLGLPTLRAAQGFHGFFGWVARVRRTRRAFEDAVASGDASLVFLGRRPEKDPFAPLVRMQRDLFQPVFLIPVLLVWSRRAQKLKPSLWDVLYGSPEAPSAFANAIAFLRNFRRAIFDVGRPMDLQARLRERPGDPDALAARKIRGVLHQHLAREFRTAVGPPLKAPSRVREKVLRDRTLRGAIAAVAAETGRPAAALVAEAEKDLKEIASRFDPAFVGFLRGVLGWMFGRLYRSVEVDEAGLARLKRAAAEAPVVLCPSHKSHVDYLVVSWLLYEHGMTPPHVAAGINLAFWPFGQLARRGGAFFIRRKVKGDRIYTAVLRAYVKHLLRDRFPQEFYVEGGRSRTGKLLPPKSGLVSMEVDAWLDGAADDVLFVPVAIDYEKLIEASSYLRELSGAEKRKESLRGLLGAATVLFRQYERLYVQFEEPISLRRIASERLGEGAASLAVDEAWGGEAEHLAGPAAPGRHGSRADGKRALVQAVTNQIAYGISRAVTVTPVGLVAAALLSHGRRGMTAAELASRVELLRGLAVEGGARLGRDLASSPADPRQPGAVADAVRGLALAGTVRIEVAAGDTIYLVPDEKRPVLDYHRNAVIHRFVAPAILAAAVQRADAAGEPLLVVRSRALWLSRLFKLEFMYRVGAAPDEVFQQNLAFLVRIGAVVREDDRVRPGVAPDLLHFLAELLRAYLEAYHLAATTALAVLRPSEGGPAAAADRRALVREALERGRAAFLSGQIQLRESLSKATLENAFDWLMTQGVILETEGKVRLAEPDGASLRVIVDGITRHSAG, encoded by the coding sequence GTGGACGCACAGGAGTCATCTTCCGGCGGGCAGGCCCCCGGCCCCTCGCCCGCCTCGCCTCCACCCGCCGCGCCCGCGCCCGAGCCCCAGCGCTCGCTGCTGTCGCGCTGGTTCGAGCCGGTGCGCGTCCCTCGCGACGCCGCCGCCGAGCTCCAGGCGCTCGCCGCGCGGGGCAGCCTGGTGTTCGTGATGCGCTCGCCGGGCCTGCTCAACTTCCTGTACCTGCGCTGGTTCCTGCGCCGGCTCGGGCTGCCCACCCTCCGCGCGGCGCAGGGGTTCCACGGGTTCTTCGGCTGGGTCGCGCGCGTGCGCCGGACCCGGCGCGCGTTCGAGGACGCCGTCGCGTCGGGCGACGCGAGCCTGGTCTTCCTCGGACGCCGTCCGGAGAAGGACCCGTTCGCCCCGCTCGTGCGGATGCAGCGCGACCTCTTTCAGCCGGTGTTCCTGATCCCGGTGCTGCTCGTCTGGAGCCGGCGCGCGCAGAAGCTGAAGCCGTCCCTGTGGGACGTGCTGTACGGCTCGCCCGAGGCGCCGAGCGCCTTCGCCAACGCGATCGCCTTCCTCCGCAACTTCCGGCGCGCCATCTTCGACGTGGGCCGGCCGATGGACCTGCAGGCCCGCCTGCGTGAGCGCCCGGGCGACCCGGACGCGCTCGCCGCGCGCAAGATCCGCGGCGTCCTCCACCAGCACCTGGCGCGCGAGTTCCGCACCGCGGTCGGGCCGCCGCTCAAGGCGCCCTCCCGAGTGCGCGAGAAGGTCCTGCGGGACCGCACCCTGCGCGGCGCCATCGCGGCGGTCGCCGCGGAGACCGGCCGCCCCGCGGCCGCGCTCGTCGCCGAGGCGGAGAAGGACCTGAAGGAGATCGCGAGCCGCTTCGACCCCGCGTTCGTCGGCTTCCTGCGCGGGGTGCTGGGGTGGATGTTCGGACGGCTGTACCGCAGCGTGGAGGTGGACGAGGCGGGGCTCGCCCGCCTGAAGCGCGCCGCCGCGGAGGCGCCGGTGGTGCTCTGCCCGAGCCACAAGAGCCACGTCGACTACCTCGTGGTGTCGTGGCTCCTGTACGAGCACGGCATGACGCCGCCGCACGTCGCGGCCGGCATCAACCTGGCCTTCTGGCCGTTCGGGCAGCTCGCCCGGCGAGGGGGCGCGTTCTTCATCCGCCGCAAGGTGAAGGGCGACCGGATCTACACGGCCGTGCTGCGCGCCTACGTGAAGCACCTCCTGCGCGATCGCTTCCCGCAGGAGTTCTACGTGGAGGGCGGGCGCAGCCGCACGGGCAAGCTCCTCCCGCCGAAGAGCGGCCTCGTCTCGATGGAGGTGGACGCCTGGCTCGACGGCGCGGCGGACGACGTGCTGTTCGTCCCGGTCGCCATCGACTACGAGAAGCTCATCGAGGCGTCGAGCTACCTGCGCGAGCTCTCCGGCGCCGAGAAGAGGAAGGAGAGCCTGCGCGGGCTGCTCGGCGCCGCGACCGTGCTCTTCCGGCAGTACGAGCGGCTCTACGTGCAGTTCGAGGAGCCGATCTCCCTCCGCCGGATCGCCTCGGAGCGGCTCGGCGAGGGCGCCGCCTCGCTCGCGGTCGACGAGGCGTGGGGCGGCGAGGCCGAGCACCTCGCGGGACCGGCCGCGCCCGGACGGCACGGGTCCCGCGCGGACGGGAAGCGAGCCCTCGTCCAGGCGGTCACGAACCAGATCGCCTACGGCATCAGCCGGGCGGTCACCGTCACGCCCGTCGGCCTGGTGGCGGCGGCCCTCCTCTCGCACGGCCGGCGCGGCATGACGGCCGCGGAGCTGGCGAGCCGCGTCGAGCTGCTCCGCGGCCTCGCGGTGGAGGGTGGCGCGCGGCTCGGGCGGGACCTCGCGAGCTCACCCGCCGACCCGCGCCAGCCGGGGGCGGTCGCCGACGCGGTGCGCGGGCTCGCGCTCGCGGGCACCGTGCGCATCGAGGTCGCCGCTGGGGACACCATCTACCTCGTCCCCGACGAGAAGCGGCCGGTGCTCGACTACCACCGCAACGCCGTCATCCACCGCTTCGTCGCGCCGGCGATCCTGGCGGCCGCGGTCCAGCGGGCCGACGCCGCCGGGGAACCGCTCCTCGTCGTCCGAAGCCGCGCGCTCTGGCTCTCGCGGCTCTTCAAGCTCGAGTTCATGTACCGGGTCGGCGCGGCTCCGGACGAGGTGTTCCAGCAGAACCTCGCCTTCCTCGTCCGGATCGGCGCGGTGGTGCGCGAGGACGACCGCGTCCGCCCGGGGGTCGCCCCGGACCTGCTCCACTTCCTCGCCGAGCTCCTGAGGGCCTACCTGGAGGCCTATCACCTGGCCGCGACCACCGCGCTCGCGGTCCTGAGGCCCTCCGAGGGCGGTCCCGCCGCGGCGGCCGACCGTCGCGCCCTCGTCCGCGAGGCGCTGGAGCGCGGACGCGCGGCCTTCCTCTCCGGGCAGATCCAGCTGCGCGAATCGCTCTCGAAGGCGACGCTCGAGAATGCGTTCGACTGGCTGATGACGCAGGGTGTCATCCTGGAGACCGAAGGCAAAGTTCGCCTGGCGGAGCCGGACGGCGCCTCGCTGCGCGTGATCGTGGACGGAATAACTCGGCATTCTGCCGGGTGA
- a CDS encoding acetyl-CoA hydrolase/transferase family protein, with the protein MSDRIQHKGLKAKVMSAEAAAAMIPNGAVVGASGFTGAGYPKAVPIALAKRAVDERLKGKPFKVNLLTGASTGPELDQVMGLTESVAFRFPYNGDAVMREKFNAGVIEYQDMHLSHAGSLVRYGYYGRPDNKIDFALIEVTKIREDGSVIFSSSVGANTAYLEVADKIILEVCEWQDERLEGMHDVFSVPGQHGERGPIPVLKADDRVGSPYCKIDVSKVAAVVMSNYPDRNAPFKAPEADHKRIAQHILDFLDGEVKGGRLPKSLTPLQSGVGNIANAVLVGLNEGHFENMTSYTEVIQDGMLDLLDSGKLRIASATAFSVSPAGQERFNKNIERYRKQIILRPQDVSNHPEVIRRLGCIAMNGFVEADIYGHVNSTHIVGKGIENGIGGSGDFARNSAYTIFMSPSVAKNGAISAIVPFATHIDHTEHDVSGIVTEYGFADLRGKSPKQKAKEIIEKCAHPDYRPLLNDYLKRSLANPSAGKHSPHMFEEAFGFHNRYLKTGDMRPKK; encoded by the coding sequence ATGTCGGACCGCATCCAGCACAAGGGCCTGAAGGCGAAGGTGATGTCCGCCGAGGCCGCAGCAGCCATGATCCCGAACGGCGCCGTCGTCGGGGCGAGCGGCTTCACCGGCGCCGGCTACCCCAAGGCCGTCCCGATCGCGCTCGCGAAGCGCGCCGTCGACGAGCGCCTCAAGGGCAAGCCGTTCAAGGTGAACCTGCTCACCGGCGCCTCCACGGGCCCCGAGCTCGACCAGGTGATGGGGCTCACGGAGTCGGTCGCCTTCCGCTTCCCGTACAACGGCGACGCCGTCATGCGCGAGAAGTTCAACGCGGGCGTCATCGAGTACCAGGACATGCACCTCAGCCACGCGGGGTCGCTCGTCCGGTACGGCTACTACGGCCGCCCGGACAACAAGATCGACTTCGCCCTCATCGAGGTCACCAAGATCCGCGAGGACGGCTCGGTCATCTTCTCGTCCTCCGTCGGCGCGAACACCGCGTACCTCGAGGTGGCGGACAAGATCATCCTCGAGGTGTGCGAGTGGCAGGACGAGCGGCTCGAGGGGATGCACGACGTCTTCTCCGTCCCCGGCCAGCACGGTGAGCGCGGCCCCATCCCGGTCCTCAAGGCGGACGACCGCGTCGGCTCGCCGTACTGCAAGATCGACGTCTCGAAGGTCGCCGCGGTGGTGATGTCGAACTACCCGGACCGCAACGCGCCCTTCAAGGCGCCCGAGGCCGATCACAAGCGCATCGCCCAGCACATCCTCGACTTCCTCGACGGCGAGGTGAAGGGCGGCCGGCTCCCGAAGAGCCTCACGCCGCTGCAGTCCGGCGTGGGCAACATCGCGAACGCCGTGCTCGTCGGCCTGAACGAGGGCCACTTCGAGAACATGACGAGCTACACCGAGGTCATCCAGGACGGCATGCTCGACCTGCTCGACTCCGGCAAGCTCCGCATCGCCTCGGCGACGGCGTTCTCGGTCTCCCCGGCCGGCCAGGAGCGCTTCAACAAGAACATCGAGCGCTACCGCAAGCAGATCATCCTGCGCCCGCAGGACGTCTCGAACCACCCGGAGGTCATCCGCCGGCTGGGCTGCATCGCGATGAACGGGTTCGTCGAGGCCGACATCTACGGCCACGTGAACTCGACGCACATCGTGGGCAAGGGCATCGAGAACGGCATCGGCGGCTCGGGTGACTTCGCCCGCAACTCCGCCTACACGATCTTCATGTCGCCCTCGGTCGCGAAGAACGGCGCCATCTCCGCGATCGTGCCGTTCGCCACGCACATCGACCACACCGAGCACGACGTGAGCGGCATCGTCACCGAGTACGGCTTCGCCGACCTGCGCGGGAAGAGCCCGAAGCAGAAGGCGAAGGAGATCATCGAGAAGTGCGCGCACCCGGACTACCGTCCGCTGCTCAACGACTACCTGAAGCGCTCGCTCGCGAACCCGAGCGCCGGGAAGCACTCGCCGCACATGTTCGAGGAGGCCTTCGGCTTCCACAACCGGTACCTCAAGACCGGCGACATGCGTCCCAAGAAGTAG
- a CDS encoding inositol monophosphatase family protein, translating to MPDLDLDLALETARRAVEAATAASLAHFRRGVRVEVKPDRTPVTAADRESEAAILAVVRAAFPDHGFLGEETGAHAGAAATRWIVDPLDGTKGFTRGRGFWGPLVALEHEGAVVAGAMALPALGETYWAARGRGAWLRSGEGAPLRLAVSRIAAWEDATLSLGEPHVLFRPPLLERVAALATSAQCARCYGDLAGAALVLQGKAEAWVEAGVQLWDLGPLPVLAEEAGGRFTDLEGRPTPASGSCVLSNGLVHDHVLRALAGR from the coding sequence ATGCCCGACCTCGACCTGGACCTCGCCCTGGAGACCGCCCGCCGCGCGGTGGAGGCGGCCACCGCCGCGAGCCTCGCCCACTTCCGGCGCGGCGTGCGCGTCGAGGTGAAGCCCGATCGCACCCCCGTCACGGCGGCGGACCGGGAGTCGGAGGCCGCCATCCTGGCGGTGGTCCGCGCCGCCTTCCCCGATCACGGCTTCCTCGGCGAGGAGACCGGGGCCCACGCCGGGGCCGCCGCCACGCGCTGGATCGTCGATCCGCTCGACGGGACCAAGGGGTTCACGCGCGGGCGCGGGTTCTGGGGCCCGCTCGTGGCGCTCGAGCACGAGGGGGCCGTCGTCGCGGGGGCGATGGCGCTGCCGGCGCTCGGGGAGACCTACTGGGCCGCCCGCGGCCGGGGCGCCTGGCTGCGGAGCGGGGAAGGAGCGCCGCTGCGGCTCGCGGTGTCGAGGATCGCCGCCTGGGAGGACGCGACGCTCTCGCTGGGCGAGCCGCACGTGCTCTTCCGGCCGCCGCTGCTCGAGCGCGTGGCGGCGCTCGCCACGAGCGCGCAGTGCGCGCGCTGCTACGGCGACCTCGCCGGCGCCGCGCTGGTCCTGCAGGGGAAGGCGGAGGCGTGGGTCGAGGCGGGCGTGCAGCTCTGGGATCTCGGGCCGCTGCCGGTGCTCGCGGAGGAGGCGGGCGGCAGGTTCACCGACCTCGAGGGGCGCCCGACCCCCGCCTCCGGGAGCTGCGTCCTCTCGAACGGCCTCGTGCACGATCACGTGCTCCGGGCGCTCGCCGGCCGCTGA
- a CDS encoding GNAT family N-acetyltransferase has translation MPRTRAPRTPPPPALDVRPLTPERFPELERLFGPRGACAGCWCMWWRLSRAEFVAGKGEGNRAALRAYVHGGGVPGLVAYEGEVPVGWVAVEPRAAYPRLARSRSLAPVDDRPVWSITCFFVARGHRGRGVTRALVEAAASHARASGAPALEAYPVDSSARLGDAFLYTGAASTFAALGFEEVARRSPTRPVMRLLLSGRRAPGARDRARGRSRGRSSRRRGSGAPRGR, from the coding sequence ATGCCGCGCACCCGCGCTCCGCGCACGCCTCCTCCCCCCGCGCTCGACGTCCGTCCGCTCACGCCCGAGCGCTTCCCCGAGCTCGAGCGGCTCTTCGGCCCGCGCGGCGCGTGCGCCGGGTGCTGGTGCATGTGGTGGCGCCTCTCGCGGGCCGAGTTCGTGGCGGGCAAGGGGGAGGGGAACCGCGCCGCCCTGAGGGCGTACGTGCACGGCGGAGGAGTCCCGGGGCTCGTCGCCTACGAGGGCGAGGTCCCCGTCGGCTGGGTGGCGGTGGAGCCGCGCGCCGCGTACCCGCGGCTGGCGCGCTCGAGGAGCCTCGCGCCGGTGGACGATCGCCCCGTCTGGTCGATCACCTGCTTCTTCGTGGCGCGCGGTCACCGCGGTCGCGGCGTGACGCGGGCGCTCGTCGAGGCGGCCGCCTCGCACGCGCGCGCGAGCGGCGCGCCGGCCCTGGAGGCGTACCCCGTGGACTCGAGCGCGCGGCTCGGGGACGCGTTCCTCTACACCGGCGCGGCCTCCACCTTCGCGGCGCTCGGGTTCGAGGAGGTGGCGCGCCGCAGCCCGACGCGGCCGGTGATGCGGCTCCTGCTCAGCGGCCGGCGAGCGCCCGGAGCACGTGATCGTGCACGAGGCCGTTCGAGAGGACGCAGCTCCCGGAGGCGGGGGTCGGGCGCCCCTCGAGGTCGGTGA